TCCGATGCCTTCGTAGGGACTGCGGGAAATGTCCTTAACCAGTTCGTTGATTCTCTTGAGGACTTTTTTGTCTGTCTGCTGCCAATAAAGATAGTCCTCCCATCCCCGCGAGGAGAATAAAACACTCATTCCCGGACCAATTCTTGAATCTGCTTTTTTATCCCCTTCCCACTTTCGAGTTCGGCAATCGACTCCATCAAGCGGCGCGCATTGGCAGGGGAGCGGAGCAAATAGGCTGTCTCCTGCAAGGATTCATAATCCTCCAATGAAATCATGACCACGGCCTGGTCGCGGTTCCGGGTAATGATAACAGGATCATGATCGAAACAGACCCGATCCATCGTGTTCGCCAGACTCTCGCGTGCGGCGGTGTACGTGATTGCCTTCATATGGACAGAATACTGTGCATATGGGTTGTGGGTCAAGATTATTTCATTTTAGGGATAAAAAGTATTCGCCAACCAGGCATTCAGTATAAATACTATTCCGATTCAATGGACAAATACCGCACATGGAGCCTCTGGCTTCGCATCGCCATTCCCTTCCTTCTCTTTGTCGTCATTGGTTCGATTGTACTTTGCGCCTGGCTCTATCTTAACGCCCAACAGGAGTCGCACACCGAGTTTGCCACTCTTGCCCGCGTCAATGCCGGGTTCATTCATTCCTCGCGGCTTCCCACAACGGAGCGGATGGCGCAGGAACTCGGGCGCATTCTGGATCTCGACGTTTATTTCCGGCAGACTGGAAAAGAAATCATCCCGCCTCTGCCCGGGGACTTAAAAAAACGCGGAGCAAGCATCTCAAGCCTTTCACCGGCTGACGGCGTAGTACAGTTGGAATCTTCCATTGAAGCGGTCAGCGCGCCCATCGACGCCACATGCGATCTCATATTTATCCGCCCTGTTCAGAAATTCGAGCTGTTGCAACGCCCGCTCACCCTGGTGATACTGCTTTCATTCTGGGTGTTGTCGCTGGTACTGGCGTGGACGCTCACCCGCGGCGTGGTGCGCCCGCTTCGCATTCTCGCATCACGTCTGCCTCATATTGAAACGGACGATGTTCTTTCGCTGCCCGGCATGGAAAGAGACGACGAGATCGGCCTGCTTGCCCGCGCCTATCACCAGACGCACAGCCAGCTTTCCCTTGAGCGCCAGCGTCGCGAAAAAGCGGAACGGCTTGCCCTGCTAGGCAGGATGGCCACGGGGCTTGCCCATGAAATCAACAATCCGGTTTCCGCCATTCGAATGCACTTGCAGTTGATGGAGGCCTCGAAAAAATTGGACACCTCCGCCATCCCTCTCATCCTGGGCGAAACCGCAAAAATCGAGAGCCTTATCAATCAATGGATGTTTCTCACCCGGCCCGCCCCGCCACAAATTTCAACCGCCAACATCGGCGAACTCGTCGCAAGTGTTGTGAAGTCACTACAACTGCAAGCCGACCATGCGCGCGTCACGATTGCCGTGGACATTGCACCCGGTCTCCATGCCGAAGTGGATGCGCGCAGAATCAGCCAGGCTCTGGGCAATATCATCCTCAACGCGATCCAGGCCATGCCCTCGGGCGGCACGCTGCGGATCACAGGCCATGCCGATAATGGAAATGCCCTGCTCACTTTTGCAGACACAGGACGCGGCTTTTCCGAAAACGCGCTGCAACATTATGCGGATCTTTTTTATTCTGAGAAAGAAGGAGGCATGGGCATCGGCCTCAGCGTTTCGGCTGAAATTATAAAAGCGCACGGCGGCGCCATCGAAGTTGCCAACCTGCCTGCCGGTGGCGCATGCGTCTCCCTTGCACTTCCCGCATCCAACCCCTCATGAGCCACATCCTGATCATCGAAGACGAACATGCGCTTGCGTCCGCGCTTAAAGCCGTATGCCAGCGCCTCGGACATGAAGCTGTCCTATGCCCTTCGGGTCAGCTCGGTTTGGACGAATTGGCGCGCGGCGAATTCTCGCTCCTCATCCTCGACATCGGCCTTCCGGACATGAGCGGCCTTGCGGTGTTGGAGGAACTGCGCCGGAATAAGCGCCCGCTGCCAGTCCTTGTTATTACCGCACACGGCAATCTTCGAAATGCGGTGGCTGCAAAAAAACTCGGCGCCGAAGCCTATCTGGTAAAACCTCTGGATCTCCAGGAAGTGGAAAAAAATCTGCGCCAATTGCTGAATTCCACACCCGCCGCCCCGGCACCCGGCCGTCCGGCCAGACCGGATGAACCCACATTGCTTGTCGGCGCCGCGCCCTGCATGCAGCGTTGTTTTACGGAAATTGCCCAAGCCTGCAGTACTGGAGCACCCGTATTGATCACCGGGCCCACGGGTACCGGCAAGACCCTTGCCGCCCGCGTGATTCATTCCAACAGCTCCCGGCGTGAGGGGCCGTTTATTACCCTGCATTGCAACGCATTCCCCGAACAGCTTCTGGAAAGCGAGCTCTTCGGGCACGAAAAAAATTCCTTTACCGGCGCACTCGCCTCAAAGGAGGGGCACATCGAACGCGCGCGAAACGGCACGCTTTTCCTCGATGAAATCGCCGATATCGCGCCGGCCGTGCAATCCAAACTCCTTCGCTTTGTGGAGGAACGTATTTTTCTCCGCGTCGGAGGGCGCGAGGAAATCCATGTGGATCTCCGGCTGATCACCGCCACCAATAAAAACCTGCGCGAGGAAGTCCGGGCCGGCAGGTTCCGGGAGGATCTTTACTACCGCCTGCACGTTTTGGAAATTGAACTCCCCGCGCTCAACCGCCGCACGGAAGATATTCCGGTAATCGCCGCCGTCCTGCTCGGCGCAACAACTCCGGAACGTCATCTCCAGCTTGCTCCCGAAACGCTTGAGATGCTCCGGCGTTACCAGTGGCCCGGCAATGTGAGGGAACTCCGCAATGCGCTGGAACACGCCGCCGCCTATTGTTCCGGCAGCGTCATTTTCCCGCAACATCTGCCCGTTGAAATCCGCGAACACCGCAATGCCTCCGGCGCTGCCGATGCGTTGGATCTTGCGATCCAGGATTGGCTGCGGCAGAGCATGCCGGACGCCCGCGACTATGCCCATCTGCGCGACAAACTCGAAACAATGCTCCTCAAGCATCTCCTTTGCCGCTTCGACAACAAACCCACTGTGCTGGCACGCGAGATGAACCTCAACCGCGTCACCCTCCGCAAAAAACTCCGGGACCTATTCCAAAATGATCCGGAAAAGGCTGATTGAAGTGAAGTGCGAAAGTTATCCATTTGCTCCCGATAAACGGATGTTTTCTATCCTCGTATTAACCCGGTGCGGTTTTGCTTTGATCCCGGCATCTTGATTTTAAAATTATTTCCAGCCCATTGCTGCACATTGTTGTCTCCTCCCGTCCCTTTGTGGATGCGGGTTCGCGACGATAGCAGGCAACTGATTCCGGATAAAGTCGCGGCCGCCCGCAGGACGCAGGCGCGTGCTGGCATGCTGGTTGCTATTCAGCTTGCCTCATGAAATTAAAAGCCTGTTCGATCTCTCTATTCACACTTCCAGCCCTGATGCTTTTTGCCGCACCCATGCCGGCGCAGGAGTCAAACACACCGGCCAAATTGCCGCCCGATATTGTTGTCACAGCCAGGAAAATAGAGATCTCCAGACCGGGTTGGTTGCAGGAAGAGCAACCTGTGGGCGCCTACGGCCAGCCGGAATGGACGACGGCCCGGCGTTTCCCCGGCACACGCGTCTATCTGCAACAAACACCCTGGAACACGGGCGTCGAGCAATGGGTGCGGTTCCGCCACTTCCGCGACGGCAGCAACGAAGCGCGGTTCCAGGAGGAATTCGAGGTCGGCCTCCCAAACCGATTCCAGCTTGATCTCTACGAGACTTGGGGGATGGGCCAGGAACGCGGTACGTATCAGGACGAGTACTCCGCCGAAATTCGTTATGCTCTGGCCGACTGGGGCAAGATTCCGTTGAACCCCACGCTGTATCTCGAATACGCGCAGCACGACCATGATCCGAACACGATTGAAGGCAAGCTGCTGCTCGGCACCGATATCGCGCCGGGCTGGCATTGGGGATTAAATCTCGCAGTTGAACAGGAATTGAACGGTCCGGACGACACCCTGCAACTCACAGCCAGCCAGGGCATCAGTTACTCGCTCATTGACGGGAAACTGGGCGCAGGCATCGAGATGGAGTATTCCCATGAGACTGCGTATGAGACCCCCGTTGCGGATTCATTTTTGATCGGGCCCAGCGTGCAGTGGCGGATCACGCCTTGGATGCATCTTGATTTCGCGCCGATGTTCGGCGCCACAAATGACTCGCCGGAAGTGCAAACCCTCCTCGTGTTCGGCATTGATTTCGGCTCAGGCAATGACAAGGAACGCTACGAGCCAACCTCGCGCCGGGGACACTAATTCCGTGCTTATAATATAATAATGGGACGAGACAGCGCTCGTCCCTCCATCCGGCTTGCCGTCAGTTCCGGCTCCAATCCAACATCCGCTGAATCGGCACGCGGGCGCGATCCATGAGGTCGGCAGGCATCTCGATCTTTGGCTCCAGCGTCTCCAGAGCCCGCACCATCTTTTCCAGCGTGTTCATCTTCATGTAACGGCAATCCGCGCAGGCGCAGGCATCCGTTGGACCGGGTATAAACGTCTTGCCGGGCAACTCCCGGCGCAAACGGTGCAACATGCCCGACTCCGTCACGATGATAAACGCGTCCGCATTGGAGGCCCGGCAGTACTGCACCATCTTTTCCGTGGAACACACCTCGTCCGCCAGCATGCGCACCGCACGTGTACATTCCGGATGCGCGACTATCGGAGCGTCAGGATATTTTTCCCGGATTTTGCTGATGCTCTGATGCGTGAATTCGATGTGAACATAACAATTACCCTGCCAGAGCTCCATCGGCCGCCCCGTTTTTTGCATCACCCATTCCCCCAGATTCTGGTCCGGGACAAACAAAATCTCGCGGTCCTTCGGCACCCGTTCCACAATTTTGGCCGCATTACCCGAGGTGCAAATCACGTCGCTCAACGCCTTGACCGCAGCCGAACAGTTGATATACGCCACGACATATTTTCCCGGATTGCGGTCGAGGTGGGCCTTCAACTGCTCCGCCGGGCAGGAATCCGAAAGCGAGCAGCCAGCGTTCAAATCCGGCAGAATGACAGTCTTGGACGGGTTCACGATCCTGGCGGTTTCCGCCATGAAATGAACCCCGCAAAATAAAATGACATCCGCGTTGGTCTGCTGCGCCTGATAGGACAAGCCCAGGGAATCGCCGACATAGTCCGCGACTTCCTGGATGCCGGCAGTCTGATAGTTATGAGCCAGAATGACGGCATTCCGCTCCTTTTTGAGCTCGAGCACTCGTTTCTGCAAAGAATCCATGGAATAGTGTAGAAGCGGATGGAGATGCCGTCAACTCAGGCAATCGCCCGCAGGAGGAACACATTTTTAACGCAAAGAGCATAAGACGCAAAGGCGCAGAATTACATCTTTTCCTGCAGCATCACTGGCAGCATCTAACATTTTCTTGTCACCTGGAATCTGTTCTGGCTGTCCACAGCGGCATTCTTTCTAAATTCTGTCATTGCTGGCGTTGAGAATTGAGAGCTGACACCATTCACATTCATGGCTGGAGAATATTATGTTTATAAAACATCAGTAGTGTCCGGCTAACGGACGTGTTTTGAGAGGTAAAATGGGTGCTCACGATTTCAATTCTGGAATGTGCCTAAGCTCAGTGGATGCACACAGGCCAGATTGTTTTTGCCCAACTCATGGAGCATGTCCCGCACTATTCCTTCCAACGCATCGTCCGGCGTTACAACGGAGAACGGCGGATGCGGGAGTTTTCCTGCTGGGATCAGTTTGTATGCATGGCCTTTGGTCAACTGACATTTCGGGAGAGCTTGCGAGATCTGGAGGTTTGTCTGCGTTCGCGCCCGGAAAATCTCTATCACATGGGAATTCGCGGACGAGTGAGCCGCAGCACATTGGCCGATGCCAACGAGCGGCGCGACTGGCGCATCTACGCCGAGATCGCAACCGTGTTGATTCGACGGGCGCGAAAACTCTACGCTCAAGACAACTTTGCCGTGGAACTGGAGGCCACCGCTTACGCTTTGGATGCCAGCACCATCGACCTGTGTTTGAGTTTGTTCCCTTGGGCGCGATTTCGCACCACCAAGGCCGCCATCAAGGTCAACACCCTTCTGGATTTGCGCGGCTCCATTCCCAGTTTGATCTCGATTACCGAGGGAAAACGGCACGAAGTCAACTGGCTGGACGATCTGATTTTCGAGGCCGGGTCCTTCTATATTATGGATCGGGGCTACCTCGATTTCAAACGGCTCCATCGCATCGGCCAAGCTGGCGCTTTCTTTGTGATTCGCGCCAAGGAGCGCATGCGATTCTGTCGGCTCTATTCTCATCCTATCAACACGGCCAGCGGGGTGCGTTGCGACCAGACCATTTCTCTGACCGGCCAATACAGCGCCATCGATTACCCCGACAAACTGCGGCGCATCCGCTTCTACGACACCGAACAAAAACGAGCTCTGGTGTTTCTGACCAACAACTTCACCCTGCCAGCAGACACTATCGCAACGCTCTACAAATGCCGCTGGCAAATCGAACTCTTCTTCAAATGGATCAAGGGCAATCTCCATATCAAGCGATTCCTTGGCAACTCGCTCAACGCCGTCAAAACACAAATCTGGATTGCAGTCTGCGTTTATGTGCTGGTGGCCATCGTCAAAAAACAACTCAAAATCGATTTGAGTCTTCACTCCATTCTCCAGATTTTGAGCCTCAACGCCTTTCAGCAAGAGCCTCTCTATGAACTACTTATGAAAAACTATCACAAATTCGAGCCTATATATGATTCTAACCAGTTGTCATTCAAGCACTTTTAACCGGACAGTAGTGATGTTTGACATACTTTGCTCTCGTCTCAACTTCGTTCATGGCTCCAGCGTGACTCCACTCAGCAGGGCAAACAACGGTTCGTTGATATAGAAGTTTGTCTTGCCCATTTTCTGTTTTCGCAACAATCCGATCCTGGTGATCTGGTTCAGATATTTGCTCGCCGTGATGCGGGAGACTCCCAACTCCCGCTCCACATATTCAATCTTTGTGTAGGGATAACGGAAGAGATTGTTCAGCAAATCCTGACTGTAGAGCTTCGGCAACTGTTCCCGGAGCTTGTGCTTTGTCTTCAGCATCAAATCGCGGAAGGCTTTCACCAGGACAATTGCACTGCGCGAGGTGACAGCCACGCCCTTTAGCAGATAAAGGCACCACTCCTCCCAGCGACTCTCGTCCCTCACGGTTTGGAGGAGCTGATAATAATCCGCCTTGCTCGTCGTGATGTAGCGGCTCAGATAAAGCACCGGCAGGTCCAGCAGGCCTTCGCGCTGGAGCATGAGCAGGTTCAGGATGCGACCCGTGCGCCCGTTCGCATCGTAAAAAGGATGGATGCTTTCAAATTGATGATGCGCCAGCGCCATGCGCAGCAAGGGATCGAGGCCATCTTCGGCATGGATGAAATCAATCAGGTTCCCCATGAGGGATTCCACCTCGGCGGCATCCTGTGGGGGTTCATAGATTACCCGGCCCGTGATCTCGTTCTTCAACACTGTGCCGGGCAGCTTCCGCAATCCCGCCCGGTTCTGCTCCAGTTCCGCCTGCACGGCCAGCACCGTATCAAGCCGGATTAGACCTGATTTCCGCACCGCTTCATAGCCGACGCGCAGGGCAGACACATAGTGACGCACTTCCTTCGCCGCTGCGGAAACGGACGACTCCGGCTGTGACGCGTAAAGTTCGTCGTGCGTGGTAATGATATTTTCGATTTCGGAACTGTCTTTCGCCTCCTGGATGCCCAGTGTATCCAGCAAAATCCCCTGATTCGGCAGCGATTCGCAGAGTCCCTTCAGTTCGGCCAAATACCGGTGTGCCTCGGCCAATGCTACCCAAATGGTACGGGTCTCCAGCGTGGAGAATTCCTTGAGTGGCAGAGGCGATAGGGTGGACATATACAGGAAACTGCTATTTTCTTATCACGAGTATCCCATCATGTAAAGAAAACACTTATTCCCTTAACATGAATATCGCGATATGTTGAAAAAACGAGGATTGCAACAGTCGCTCATCCATCAAATCCCCGAAGGCTCCGTAGATATCTTCCAGTTGATCCAGTCCTGCCAATGTATGTTTCAGCTTGCGCTTGCTGCGCCCAAACAACAATGGCCCAAATTCCTTGAAAAACGGGGTCATGCTCATGCCCCCAAATGCAGCACTATCCGTACCGCCATGCCAACTTTCGCCACCCTGGCTTAACTTAAGTTAGTGCCATTCACTCCTGACCCCATTCCCATCAAACGAAATTCTTGGTACTAGTCACGGTACCGGAGCTGTCTTTCTCCACGATTTGAACCCGGCGGCCCAGGCCGTCATAATACAAGATTCACAGATTCATTTTGGCTTGTATTTTTGGCATGAAACAAGCAAATAGATGCCCATTCCAATTAAACCAATTCCATAAATCCTTGCTTGGGTTCCAGTAATACTTACACCTCTGGTAGCCTTTCCTGTACCAACAGCAAGGCTGCCACAAAGAATCATCAGGACAGCCAGCAATTTCCACCATTTAATAGGAAATTTCATTATCACTTGGTAAGCTGTTCCCATAGACCTTTTATTGCAGACACAATCATTGCCAATGGGCCTGTGTCTGCAGTTGGAGGATTCGGAGTGGGGTCAAGAGCAGCAAGCCCTACTTCCACAGCAGTCCTATCCCCGTTTACCCTGTCGTCACTTCCCTTCATGTCGCCCGCGCAGACCCCGCCGGTCCATTGGAAAATCCCACGATGATTGTTCCGGGTTTCCCTCTGCGGCCTTCACCCATTCTCAAGGGGTTCGGCTGCCGGTTGTTATTCTCTCTTTCGAGGCTCATCTTTGCGGTTCACCTATATTGCGACCTGAAGGTTCGACCCCATGCCTGCTCCCCACCCCGCCTCGCAGCGACGCAGTTGGCACGGTCTTCGGTGCTGAACCATCTAACTGCACCGGCGGGACTCCCACCCGCGTTGACGCCAGCTTCACGGGCGCACTGAGAATTGAGAGTTGACCCCAATGACTGATTAGACAAGCAGGCCGCCGTACACTATGTTCAAGCTAACTTAACCCCTTTTTCAACAGCCTCTCAAGCGTTGACCCCATTCATTCATTTTCAACGATTGCGGTTACTGAGGCTTTCTAACGCGGCATTGAGCATCTCATGTTTATTCTCAGCACTTGAAGTGGCTATTCTTTCCTTCAACTTTTCAAACTCGTGCAATTCGCCTCCAATTAGGTCATGTTCAACAGCAAACCGTTCGAGAAAAGCTATGAGCAAATCCCCGGCTTTCTGCATTTCACTTTCTGTGGCAATGATACTCCATCGACACGACTTGCTTCCCTTGGCAATTGTTTCCATCAGCGCCATTCCGCTGCGCCAATCCTTTATGATTTGATGAGTTGGTAAATTCGGCAGTCTTTTAGTGAGCTCAGAAATAACAGCAGCTTCGTTTTGATCAAGGGCATTTTTAAGTTCTAAGACGTATTTTAAAATGTGCTCCGAAGTTTCCGATCTTTCCTTGCCTAGGGAATAGTGCAAGTCCAAAGTCCAATCACGAGAAGCTTCTGACAGATTTGGAATTATATAAGTTAGCAGTTCCAGCCAGTAAACTCCGTTCGGCAGGTTTACTCCTTCAAAAATGATAGCCCTGGATTCTTGCAGCTCCATTTAAAGATCTTTTAAGGCTCCCCAAGCATAGGCTCCCGCATCGCTCCCATACATTTTGGAAACAGCTAGTGCTGCATCCATTATATCAGAATTGTCAGCACTTTGACCGGCGTTCAGAGATGACTGAATATTGTTGATGGCTCTGGCAAAATCTTTGGCTGAAGCATTGTCTGGGTCTAACGATACCGCAATACTAACTATCCCCAACGCAGCTAAAGCTCCCCTTGCTTTCCTCAGATTTCTACCAACGGCACCCACACCAGACTTGTCTTCACACTTTTCAAAAGCATTAGAGACAGCTTTGCGCATTTTGTCATATTCATTTTTATCTTTCATCAAGTTACGAAAGCTATCCTTTGCCGCATTTAGATCAAAATCATGTCCTGGTTTCGGACCAACGAATATATCTCCATTTGCTCTAGGATCAACTCGATAGGTGATGTTGCCATCATGAAGTGCAATCCCTGACCATCGTATTCGTATCGAGCGAATCCGAATGGATCGATTCCTCCAATCGGGTCATTGGCAACGTAACCATACAGGTTAATCCCCCCTGATTCAGCAATTGGATCTCTGGACAGCCACCTTCCCAGATTAGCGTCGTAGGCGCGAAACCAAGTCAAATCCAAGCCACTGGCAGTGTGAGAGTAATATCCCGCATACTGGAAGTCGGCATCCAAATCGCCTGACAGTTTGGTCGTGCGTCCATAGGGATCGTAATCGTAGCGGGCATGGATGGCACCTGTGCTGTCGGTCATCTCTCGAACTGAACCAAGATGGTCCAGGGTGTAGTAATAGTTTGTCCCACCGATTTGTTGTCCTTGGATAAAGAACCGTTTCGTGACATTGTTCGAGGCATCGCGTTCCTCGGTGGGCTGGCTACCGTTGGACCAGATGAAATTTTTCATGGAAGTGACGCTACCGGAAGCGTTCTTTTCCACAATTTTGATCCTCTGTCCAACTCCGTTGTACGTAAACTCGGTGCTCGTATTATCCGCATAGGTAATCCTGGTCAGCCGATTCAAGGCGTCCCATGTGTAGCTCTTCTGTCCGTCGTTCAGCAGGTTGCCATCGGCATCGTAAGTCAGCGTTCGTTGCAGATTGTTGGCCACTGTCACTTGGTAGGTGTTGGTCCTTACATTCCCGGAAGCGTCAGTCGCTTCCACAGCCACGTTGTTGGCGCCCGGTTGCATCTGCATATAGGTCTGAAATTTGTTGCTTTCTACATTCACTGCGTCCCCAGCCACTCCTATGGAGATTTAAGGCTCAAGATAATTTTTCTCGGTAATCCATCCCAGTTATTTTCCTGGCCATTAATAACCACATTTCTGAGCATGATATCCAAATTATTTCCATCTATAGACAACTTAAAACGACCCGGTAAAACTGTGGTATCTTGAAACACTATTTTACCTAGTGGCAAATCATGTTCCTTGCCATCAATTCTGATTCTTTGAGAAGGGCCTGAGATGCGCGCGCGCTGCCCCTGCAAAACAAGAATGAGTTTTCTTGAATCATTTTCCTGTCGAATTTCCAGTTCAGTTTCACC
This portion of the Candidatus Methylacidiphilales bacterium genome encodes:
- a CDS encoding Txe/YoeB family addiction module toxin encodes the protein MSVLFSSRGWEDYLYWQQTDKKVLKRINELVKDISRSPYEGIGKPEPLKHAFSGYWSRRITDEHRLVYKVEGEMIKIAQARYHYE
- a CDS encoding sigma-54 dependent transcriptional regulator; translation: MSHILIIEDEHALASALKAVCQRLGHEAVLCPSGQLGLDELARGEFSLLILDIGLPDMSGLAVLEELRRNKRPLPVLVITAHGNLRNAVAAKKLGAEAYLVKPLDLQEVEKNLRQLLNSTPAAPAPGRPARPDEPTLLVGAAPCMQRCFTEIAQACSTGAPVLITGPTGTGKTLAARVIHSNSSRREGPFITLHCNAFPEQLLESELFGHEKNSFTGALASKEGHIERARNGTLFLDEIADIAPAVQSKLLRFVEERIFLRVGGREEIHVDLRLITATNKNLREEVRAGRFREDLYYRLHVLEIELPALNRRTEDIPVIAAVLLGATTPERHLQLAPETLEMLRRYQWPGNVRELRNALEHAAAYCSGSVIFPQHLPVEIREHRNASGAADALDLAIQDWLRQSMPDARDYAHLRDKLETMLLKHLLCRFDNKPTVLAREMNLNRVTLRKKLRDLFQNDPEKAD
- a CDS encoding IS4 family transposase, which produces MHTGQIVFAQLMEHVPHYSFQRIVRRYNGERRMREFSCWDQFVCMAFGQLTFRESLRDLEVCLRSRPENLYHMGIRGRVSRSTLADANERRDWRIYAEIATVLIRRARKLYAQDNFAVELEATAYALDASTIDLCLSLFPWARFRTTKAAIKVNTLLDLRGSIPSLISITEGKRHEVNWLDDLIFEAGSFYIMDRGYLDFKRLHRIGQAGAFFVIRAKERMRFCRLYSHPINTASGVRCDQTISLTGQYSAIDYPDKLRRIRFYDTEQKRALVFLTNNFTLPADTIATLYKCRWQIELFFKWIKGNLHIKRFLGNSLNAVKTQIWIAVCVYVLVAIVKKQLKIDLSLHSILQILSLNAFQQEPLYELLMKNYHKFEPIYDSNQLSFKHF
- the nadA gene encoding quinolinate synthase NadA, with translation MDSLQKRVLELKKERNAVILAHNYQTAGIQEVADYVGDSLGLSYQAQQTNADVILFCGVHFMAETARIVNPSKTVILPDLNAGCSLSDSCPAEQLKAHLDRNPGKYVVAYINCSAAVKALSDVICTSGNAAKIVERVPKDREILFVPDQNLGEWVMQKTGRPMELWQGNCYVHIEFTHQSISKIREKYPDAPIVAHPECTRAVRMLADEVCSTEKMVQYCRASNADAFIIVTESGMLHRLRRELPGKTFIPGPTDACACADCRYMKMNTLEKMVRALETLEPKIEMPADLMDRARVPIQRMLDWSRN
- a CDS encoding type II toxin-antitoxin system prevent-host-death family antitoxin; this encodes MKAITYTAARESLANTMDRVCFDHDPVIITRNRDQAVVMISLEDYESLQETAYLLRSPANARRLMESIAELESGKGIKKQIQELVRE
- a CDS encoding ATP-binding protein, producing the protein MDKYRTWSLWLRIAIPFLLFVVIGSIVLCAWLYLNAQQESHTEFATLARVNAGFIHSSRLPTTERMAQELGRILDLDVYFRQTGKEIIPPLPGDLKKRGASISSLSPADGVVQLESSIEAVSAPIDATCDLIFIRPVQKFELLQRPLTLVILLSFWVLSLVLAWTLTRGVVRPLRILASRLPHIETDDVLSLPGMERDDEIGLLARAYHQTHSQLSLERQRREKAERLALLGRMATGLAHEINNPVSAIRMHLQLMEASKKLDTSAIPLILGETAKIESLINQWMFLTRPAPPQISTANIGELVASVVKSLQLQADHARVTIAVDIAPGLHAEVDARRISQALGNIILNAIQAMPSGGTLRITGHADNGNALLTFADTGRGFSENALQHYADLFYSEKEGGMGIGLSVSAEIIKAHGGAIEVANLPAGGACVSLALPASNPS
- a CDS encoding Fic family protein; translation: MSTLSPLPLKEFSTLETRTIWVALAEAHRYLAELKGLCESLPNQGILLDTLGIQEAKDSSEIENIITTHDELYASQPESSVSAAAKEVRHYVSALRVGYEAVRKSGLIRLDTVLAVQAELEQNRAGLRKLPGTVLKNEITGRVIYEPPQDAAEVESLMGNLIDFIHAEDGLDPLLRMALAHHQFESIHPFYDANGRTGRILNLLMLQREGLLDLPVLYLSRYITTSKADYYQLLQTVRDESRWEEWCLYLLKGVAVTSRSAIVLVKAFRDLMLKTKHKLREQLPKLYSQDLLNNLFRYPYTKIEYVERELGVSRITASKYLNQITRIGLLRKQKMGKTNFYINEPLFALLSGVTLEP